A window of Glycine soja cultivar W05 chromosome 13, ASM419377v2, whole genome shotgun sequence genomic DNA:
atttttagtcattattatattaaattaattattttaaaatttaaatattaacaaaaaattaatattttaaatgaaaaattaaaaaaaaagatcaaaatgatatattttaaaaatataaaaaattaaaatgatatttttaaaattcaatctatcaaaataaaataagtgtgaaagataatagatgaaaaatggcattaattaacaaaaattacatgttgGGTCAAACAAATAAAGGCATGGCTATGTCATTTATAAGCGTGTTTGAGTGAAAAACGTGAAGGATGACTAGTTTAATATGGAAAATGACGAGTGTGGTTTCTAGGATAGTAGGATAGGAGgtggaaagagaaaaagaaacgaaaagatagatataaaaatgaaaatatatgataatcaAGTAATGTgtggtaaaaaaaaagataaaaaatgaaacgagaaggaacatatatatataaagatataaagtactacataaataatatatcgttatattattataaaataattgatacagTACTAGATTCACACAACacttaaaataatatgattatatTAGTGCCAAACATAAaccatgttaattttttttacaaacacacGCGTTAGTCAAACACATTTAATTAGATGCTccgaaaatatttataaaattttatatataaaaatataaggaaGAATATAAGAAATTcagttataaataataatatttgttcaACTTTTTGAAAAAGATTATTCTGGAAGAAATTTTGTATAACTTTGCTTAATTTACAAGCATTGTATTTTATTACTTCaactgtaaattaattttttttattaagtagaCCAAATCTATAAATTTTCATATACTTTTTAAACttaatcaatcaatttttttaattcgtaatataattttaaaaaataactatatatgTGAAATTACATATGTATGAAATTTCAGTTCAATCAAAATTTGACATATATGTACCATCATCGAGATGTTATCATATAATTTAACAGttaattagtcaaatttttaatttagaaaaatttattgagtattaaatatttacacttaaaataactgaattttttttcttaaatttttataaatatgtaatataataatttacatttaCTTATATGCAAATAATTTACTATACattatattttagaataaaatgatGCAATCAGATATTAActaatttctaaataaaacGAGAATTTGTATTTAAAATTGACTAAAGTGTTAACTGACTTAATTTACTTTCTAAAATTACTAATCTAAGGGTTAGATTGATAAAAAGTTACTAAATGATGTTATCGTGAGTCTACTCTCTTCTTTCTCACACATTTTAGTATAAGGTCCTATAGCTGATTAGGGCAAtggttatataaataaatatggaaCCATTAATTTGGCCggtaattgttatatataactaaatatGTAACATGTAATTATAACTGATTAGGGTTGGCATAGTGATAGGATTTAGATAGGTTGCATGAGATTTTAAGTTCTAAACGCATTACCGTTATcggttaaaaaaacttattactggttattatatatataaaaatttctgATTTATACGGTATGATAAGGGTTAAAATTTCACTAGGACTGTTTTTGTGATCATAATCActatatatgtattaaaaaaaatatgatcctAAGTTTGACTCTCATTACCATAAttgtacacacacaaaaaaattcactgtGTATTAAAAACATGCAGCTCATGAGTCacccttaaaaaatatttgtaactgCATGCAATCTTAAGAAGCATGCATTTAGACCCATGTGTTGAATTCATGTATGCAATTATTTACAACGAAGTTGTCATGCATagatacaaatttaattaaccaAAATCATACATATTAATTATCCTGAAAAAAATccatatatacatattaattGTTCTTGCACGAATATATATTCACAAGAAAAAAGAAGCCGAGATCACAAAACTAAGGAAAACGGCTattcacaattaaaatataaagcaatTATAAGAATGAAGCAGCATTTCTAGAAGTACTGGATATGTTGCTAGCTATGCAAAGTGGAAACTAGCTAGGATTGTTAGAATAATCATTTGAGAATCAAacacaaataaaacataaagaaGTTGTCCTCGTAAAAATGGTACGATGTTAACAGGATTCACCTACCGCTTAATAAACAAATCAATGATGACACAACAAAGCTAATGCTTTTATCGTATATATAGTCCttaatttactatatattttAAGGGAAACTCCAGTGTCAATCACTATGTATACTGCCTAAATTAAAGTCTAAACTCAACGAAATAATATATACCAAAACATGATTAGAGGAAGGAATACATCCTCTATGTCTCAAAGTGATATATAGCGTCTTACATACCCCACTAGAATcacataaaaggaaaaatataaaagttcgCTAATACTCTCTCTAGCTAGCATCTATCCTGTGTCCTATTGGACATAATTCACCTAGCCATGGCCAAATTGAGGTACAATAGGTGCCTCTTCATGATCAGAGGGATtgccaataattatttttaatgccAAAATAATCAGAAAAACACAAAAGGAGGAACTAGAGATGACCCAAACTATAGTTTTATTAGACAGACAGGTTTGTCCGCTCGATGAATAGATTAAGAATATTTCCTATATATATTAAGGATCTGTCAATGTACATTCTCTCTACCTCTCACTTTATTTTTCCCTTCAACCGTTGCAGACCTTTATGTATTCTCTTACCGACAATTTTAATTTGCCTAATTAAGCTGGGTATTTGATTCGtggatataataattttttttattgaaaaaaatcgaaaatagaaattgaaaaatttataatatacccCTCGATTAGCTTTTCTCCTTAGTTACTTCTAACTaaggttaaaatataaataaacacaCCCAATTGTTACTAATTCAACGCTATGCATGCACATTTGCAAGCGGGTATAGGCTTCCCAATTTGGATGGCAAAACCTAAATAAAACAGAAACAAGCGAATTAATGACATATTATGATCAAGAAAGAATTTTTTTCGATTAATTCAAAGTCTTCGTAAACTGGTGAGATTAAATAGGATCATGTGCATAGGTCACAAATAATAATAGAGCTTAGTCACGGAGGAATTAATTACATTGTCTGCCATTAATTTCCTTTTTATCGACATTTCCCTTCAGTTGAAACGACAGCACTactatgcatatatataaacaaataaatatatcatcaaTCAAATTGAGCAAGGTAACGGTCAGCAGTTAGCTGTGGTCTTGATGGGgaaaaatcccaaaaaaaaaacttgtcagTGATTTGAAGCACACAGCTGATATGATCAAAGCCTCAAGCGATACATCATTCTTCTCCACACAATACAAGGAGACAGTAAAGCAGTAAAAAGTGTCAacttggaaggaaaaaaaagggaaatgagaaaaagaaaaaaatgaaaaatgctaATTAAATTTGTGTACAGGGAACCATTAATGAGAATCAATATGAGACACATATAGAAGACGAAAATAATGTGGTAGTCATGAAGATGTACGGAAGTGACTGATCACTACCTATTTTCTATAGCTTCAAACAATTAACCACTTGGGGCATTGAATTTCTAGAGTGGCCGACGAGTAGACACATAATTGAACCATTATTCAAAGTAGCAAATTAAGAAAACCCAAATGGTGAAAACTGAGAATGATATATAATCTGCAAGTCTAATTAAGCTTGACATATATTGGATGATATATAGAATATGTAGAAGTACATAGATACATACATAAAGAAAACTATGAATAATGCGTTGCTTTTGGTTCCTCTCACAGTAAGGATGATGACTTCCTTGGTTGTATATTCATTCACTCACTTCCACTACCACTTTTTAGGTACCCCCGCTAACAGTCTATTCCAAGTACACACTGTGTTCTTTAAAAGCAGGTTCATGTTATATTAGTATTCCACAACATCATCTTTAACCTTTTCTTGTTCCTGCCAGAGCAAACAGGATAAAAACTACAATTGCAGCAGTCTTACATGGACTACTACTACTTAGAAAATCTTTCAGcagaaaaatcatgaaaagttgAAAACCCTAATTTAAATACTTAAAGTAGAGATCATAAATAGAGGCAGGAAAAGCGTTGAGAAGAGTGGAATTTTCCAAGCAATGATGAGGATAGCTGAATCTCATTGAGTTGCACCTGGGGGagggaggtggtggtggaggtggtggtggtgatgaggTAGAGGCaatgattgttgttgttgttgtggtggtggtggtggtggtggtggtggtggacgCTTTCGTTTCTTCTTCTCGTAACTGATTCCTCTTGCTTTGGACTGAAGTTCACGAACCTCACGAAGGTAGAGCCTCACAGCTCTTGCTCCAAAAGGGTTGGTTTCAGGTTTTCCTCCGTTTTCTTCAAAAGCTGCCCTTAGACGACCTATGAGGGCGTCAAGGCTACCCCAGGCTTGTCTTAGAGGGCATGGACATGGTGCTGGAGGGTTTGGGTGCCCATAAAAGGGACAGATCGGAGTGTGCACTTTGGTCTTGCCAAATTGGTCCAAGTACCTACACATCACAATAACAAttcaacaagaaaaagaaaagagacgaGAGATTAAGAAAAGGGTGCATGACAtgcttttttttcctaaaaaaaatagtattctcAACTGAGAGTACTTAACAGATGTTTTTTATACACATCAATTTTAGGATCAAATtcctaattatatatttaagtgaCAAGATTGTCTATTTTTCACACACGAGAGTCTGCAGTTGAATTCCAGATACGTGTTTAAGAGAAAAGATTATCTGTTAACTATGTTTTTGTATGGGATGATATGATATGTATAAGATGTGTATGTGTATGTACCTAAGGAATTCAAGGACGTTTGCACCGCTGCACctggagagggagagagggggtcGGTGATTCTTGAGATACTGGCCAAAGGTGTTCCAGTCACGGCGCTTTTGGTTCTCGTAGCGGCTGCTGGTGGTGGAGGAAGCCGAAGGGGAATTGGAGCTAGCAACCAAGCTGTTGCTGGAGGTGTTCATGGTGGTTGTTGCGGTGGTGGTGATGTCAGTGTTACACGACTCCATAAATTCTTGAATTGAATCCATGGAGACAAGCTGGCAAATTAAAGAACTTGAAACCCTTTGGCTTTGCAGAtccaaggttttttttttgtcttttgccACCAGGGTTCTTGTTCTAGGGTTCCTAAGACAATGAGGGGAGAGAGTGAGGGATGAATGGATGGAGATTTGAAGGGATAAAAGATTACTATACTTATAATCTGGGAAACAGTGGAGGAGCAAACGCtgttctctaaaaaaatattctttcttAATGTCTTAGTTGCATTTTAGAGGTTTGTGTTAAGGAATACAACTAccttgaaagaaaatgaaaaggaaagaaataggGAAGGAAACAAACTCTGAATCATGATTGATATTAcagatttctattttttttagagagagagtgtgtgtgaTTGAACCTCCAAGTGGTGAAGCAAggaagatttttcttattttaattttatgtttgagGAGGATGTGATAAGATTGATGGGAGTGTGAATGGACTGTTCCTCTTTACTATTTGCAGTTGCAGTTTTCATATATTGAGTAATACTAAGGCTACCCGGGGCAATATTGTTGGGTTTTTTAATTCAGAGATTGCCAAggattttggttttctttttccttaaaagGGTGGTGCAAATTCAGACTttcatcatttttattaatGCTTACATTAATATTCCTCTTTGTGTTGGAAGTAGATATGATATACAGAgtcagagaaaagaaaaggaatataTGGGTGATAGATAGCTAgggcttttgaaaaaaataggaGGGTTGTACAATAGCTTGAGAGATGGATGATGGAGACAGAAAAAAGTTTGAAGGGTAAAAAATGAGGTAATAACATGATTCTGTTTCTCGACACTATACGTTCAACTTTGAATGACAGTTCCTTGCAAAATTGACTAGAATGCCCCTATTAATTTCCCCCTTTTCGCCTTTCCATTGCTAAAGAACAGAAAACTTTAATTTCTTAAGCTGTTGTGTCTCCCTCTTTCTCATTCAGTATAAGGAAATGAAATTATCACGTACGTGCAACAATTAGTCAACAATTGCACACTGTATTGTGACCGAAATTTATACTATAATTTTTCCCAAAGGAAATTtcgattataatataaaaatgatcatttgaaaacaaaaacttttGCGTGActgtaaatcaaaataaaatatacaatgtGTACGTACAATTTGATGTATTGGATGTTGCATATATGATATAACATATCTTTATATCACCATTGAGTGATAGGATCAATTGTGAGAGGTGTTCTTGTTTAACAAATAGTTTAATTTCGAATTCATTTAATTGAACTTGTATTttcaattatctttttttttattgaaatcaaattctaattaaagataatttaggaaaagattattttttaaaataaaattaataaaattgaataatgttactatcttttttaattagtataaattattttttcttcttatatttgaATACGGAGGAAGTACATAGTTATCTAGTTTCACTATTCATTAGATGTCCTTGATAATAAATTCTATCTTGAAAAATTCCATTCACATTCTTTaaccttttttacttttaatttttttgtcatttttatttatcaacttaagcaaaaaagttgaaaatgttGGCATGtttattaaaaactttttgaaactAAATTTCACACATGACCCTATTTAAAGTgataaacttaatttatttccTTGGTatcatgatattatattttagtaaaatgttATATTTCCAGGAAAATTAAAGACTTGGACAATTTCCCCTAGTTGTAATATGTtctttcctaaaaaaattattctatttaAAAGATTTACTAAAACCCTATATTTTATAACTATGTATAATTTGGAATTATATATGGATATATAAGTTTCTGATGGAGATGATAATGCAAAAGGTTTGTACACTTAGATAATAAAAAACGATTGATATTTTCAGATTTAGTtcctatatatttttcaatagtaTCGCtgaattcataaatttaatacACATcaagcagtaaaaaaaaatgaatacacGTCATATCAActagataaaagaaataagaaatatcATATTCACATATAACAAATTTTGACAACACTTTTTTTACTCTTTATCTCTCCATCATATCACTCACCACACCTTATGTTTCTTGCTCTTATGATCTTCTATCCCTTTCATatctatattatattaattgttatGTACGCATTTtagttgcttttttttttttgccttcaaTGCCCCTCTCTGCGTTTACTTTCAACTTTTTACTCTCTGATCAAATTAACactttcttttaaaatgaattctttcGATATTAATTTAGGCATGACTTTGCAATTAATTGAAACTCTAGTTCGACTGAAAAATTTGAAACTTTATtttggtaattaaaaaatatgacttcaattcatATACATGTGCATCTTACGTATACAAGATTTTATGTCGCCACCGTATTAAAACATTAATGCAGTTCACctaaaaggaaaaggagaaaatacTTGACCAGGATTTTAATTTTCCTTCGATCAACAAACATACATTCAAGTGGGGGCAATTGAATGATTCGCTCTTCGATAGGAAATTTTTGTctctgattattttttaattcttgctTGGCTGTCCATGAAGAATTTTGAACTAGGCTCTTTGactgttttttccttttaactattttttttttatagataaactACAATAAATTTCAATCTAAAGTGTTATATTCGTTGCTCTTTTCCTAATTAATTATAGTTTATGAAACACGGACATCGACAAGAACACCAAACACGATACAGATATGGACACGTGAACACCtataatattcaaaatataaaacgtAGTGTGTCGTATCGGTGTCGGATACTAACACGGACCCGTATCGAACACCGGACATGATAAAAAAGTGGAGTGTCCGTGCTTCATAGGTTATAGGTACCCAGATTATTTTATACGAATGACTGATTCTAGGATGCACAAGGAAGATGGGTCTTGTACCGTGCACAAGTAACGTAGATCGTTGGATTCGAATTGGTGGCTGAGATGAAGATATGATCTACATGTTCCCTTCTAGATTTGTAGTCATCAAAAAAGTTATTTACGTGCACTTCCTTTTCAAAGTGTGGGATtttatagtattaaaaaaaaatcagtaagaCATGCCTTTCTCTCTCTTCGAACATAGCTTCACCGGAGTGGGTGAGACCGAGACCCTTTCTGTCTCTTTTGCCGGAGTGGATGATACTTGTTCTCTATCTTTTTGCTCCTTAGCCTAAGCCATTCCCTCTTTACCATTCGGTGGTGTTAGGGGTGAAAGTAAAATTTTCAGAGTATAAAACTTAGAAAGTCTATGAAGATCGAATGAAGTGGAAGAACATATCAATCGAAAAGGGTATAGACTAATAAAGTTCGATGATAagagaaaaatgttatttgtgaagacaagTTGGTCAAGTTAGATGTTCCTCAAATAAGCTAACACAGAATCATGAAAGATGTTATTTAGATCAAATGCATAAAGGTAGTTATGATAGAGAGCCCAAAAGATAAGTTCCAACATGATGGATAGTTAACTTGAATAAGttatataattatacaaaatCTTGTAAATGAACAGTtgaattaaactttaaatattaaatagacacaatcataatcATTTTAATGAATTACGAAAATTACACAAAAATCTTTACACCAACgtacaagaaaaataattatcgaTGAGTCAAGACAAAATGCATTATTGAATCCATATTAATGTAATTTACAATTATTGTACTTTGACCAATTTACATTTTAtgcacatcttttttttttttttacattttttctcCACAACTCTATATTTCATCCTgatctttatttcttttcaactcATAGTTATTTACTtattgttctttattttatttttttgcattttttatattatcttgcATTTAATGGCCTTTCCATTTCTGTTATTTTAACATTGTTTgcttttcaattcaatttacTTTCAAAGCCATTTTACATTACCAACccatttctttctttactttataactttattttatcttcaaatTATACATTTTCATTTGTGCAAgaacattttattataaaaaactacAAACTTACTAGAAAATTACTTTGGTGATATTGATCAAAAATGCATTTTTGATCTATAGTATATTGATTTgttgattattaaaaatcatttatgtGACAAATTATAATCATCaaaatgattgttttttataacaatgcaATTTTAAATGATCATACGAAAATCTCATATGTTTTTGGTTGatctcataatttatttaatttaaagtattattaactattaatttgaataaaaagaacTTACAATTACGATTGGATcacactaaataaaataaattgtttgtgATCGATAAGAATCAAGTGTAAAAATAAtgacaaattatattttgattacTTAAACGAATTTCCaccataaaaaaattagcaCCCCTGATGGGACAATGATGCCATTTCACAAAATAAACTAGTTTAAAGGGAGATAGTTAATGCGATTAAGTGATAGAATTGATCTACCAGTCAAAATAATATTTCGAacatatcaataaattttttatcaatagtaAAAACAATGGAGAATTAGACATAATAGGGGTACAAGTTAGTAGAGTAGCAACTACTGCTCCTATAACAAATGCATCAAATATAACAGTGTCGATGAATACATCGAATGCTACAACCTCGAATCCTATATCAAGTGTAACAACTTCTGCCCTAGCATCGAATGTTGTGGGCATTACTTCTATTCTAATCTATTCAAATTTTCTCCTTTCAGTTACATGCTTACAATGGGGGTAGAGCCTTCATATCAAGGAGGCCATATGATTAATACTGGGACACCTATCAATATGAGATATTCATGGGGTATGCCTAATTGGAGACCCCAAAACATAGGGATGTACTCGTTCCAACCATTTAATGGTTTTTCTGGACATAATTCAATTACTTCACAAAGCAGAAATCGAAACCAAATCAAACAAGGTAATGCTTACCAACATGGGTCaaatcaattacaaaatttaagtaGAAATTTGGATAATGAGACTGTCAACAACGATCTCAAGCAATACCTTAACATCCTTAAGACAACAAATGGATCACAATAATCATGACATGGTAAACATGCTATCGCAACAAATAGTCACTGTGTTGAATCAATTGGTACAAATAACTAATGACAGTTTTAGACTATTGACTGATCAAATGACTCGAATAGGGGATGCAATAGGTATCCCTCGAGTGCAACCTCAGAATGGAAATCCTACAGAAAATGCTAAAACACTTAAGGGCATTGTTAATAACAATgactagaaaaataaaatgcaacaaCCACCAGAAGGAGATGGTGGTGGACCAATACTGGTAAATCGAAATCAAAATGCAGATTTACTTTTATAAGGAatttgaaacaatgcaatgatGGAAGGACATAGGAGGCAGCCCAACAATAATATGAATTGGCAGCCAAACAATCAACAATATCATCAATATATAAATCAAGTGGTTGAAGAAGTACTGAATCAACACAACTTCGAAATGGGCTATATGAATCAACCTTGTTTTGTTTCAGTCTTTCTGATTTTATCAAATCCTTTTTGTCATCACTCACTTTGATTCAAGCAATATTTTTAAACCCATGTTAAACCTGTTTGTGATGTTGCGATTGGTAGAACccaaataaatactttttgtcATCAATCACTTTGATTCAAGCAATATTTTTAAACTCAAGAAGAAGCTAAGTGAGGAGCGCCACCATAGTTTCATGTTTGACAAGCTTTCTCGCACTTTGGTGGGGATGAATAGGGACCTAACTCCACCACAATTGTAAAAGGGgcttttgaaattttcaaaattgccATCATCTCGTTTCCATTAATGCTAAAAATGACTTTCCGGTATGagtttgttttctaaaattgaaaatgaaaacacctAAGTAAGCATGATttcatcatcattttctatttctattgaaaatgaaaacaaaaaacggTGAAAGTAAACAACCCCTTAGTTAATCATTCAAATTAACAGCAACATAAATGATTCCAAATTAATAACAGCTTCTCATAATTTTAGATATATGAAGCATACCTTCATAGCTTCAATGATATCTTTGTCAGCATGTTTGATGTAGCACCCACTGAAGTCAGTAATTTTTCAGTAAAACAcccatcatcatcaacaactaCAGTTAGATTATCCTACAGGCCAACATAGTGTTCAATAATCATGTCGAGAAGGGAAGGTATACAacaataaataattgacaaaataTACAAGAGTAACAATAAAACGAATGCAGATCCTATAGTACCATAACATTACTTTAGGCACTGAAGCATCTTCaaaatagatagatagataaacAAGGAGAATCTCAGAAGTTGTGCACTATCACCAAGGTTGCTGGTACAATTAAGTAGCAAATAGGAAAGTCATCATAAAAGATGCAGCATTGCAATGGGAAAAATGGCCATGAGAGATTAACAAAAAATGCAGCGACATGAATCAATCATCCCTGGGGACTGaggaaaaataaacatatgAAGGCATGCAAGTCGATGATTTAGAATATTCATTCCAAGTACACATTATGCCTCTAGCATTTCAGGAtggaaaaactaaaatcaatccATATATGATTTTAAGTTCTTAAAAGTACACACCTTGCTAATAATTTGATTATCAATGCAAACACGGAAATCATCTTCGCCAAAAGCAGGGGCACAATGGAAAACACCAGTACTGCTATCGTCCGTAACAAAATTGTTGACAACAACTCTAAAAGCCGTATCAGAAAGGTCCTTGAAGAAATCAAATAATGGTTCATACCTGCAGAACATGTTATCTTATGAGTTTCTATACTCAATGAAACCCCACATGCAAAATGTCATTAGAAAGTTTCAAAACAGAAAATATGAAGTGATATGTTCACAGAGCAAACTAATATAAAAGGTTAATGCATTAGATGGAAGAACTGCTCACTAATGATGCTCCTAAGACTTTCTCCAGCACTTCGAAAGAATCCAAcccattttccattttttcacCTGAGGCTCCCTTGATCTTTGCATTTGTATTTCTAGGAACGTCTTTTGCACTATTAACAACAGCTTCTTTGGGTTGCTCCTTGGGTTATGGATTGCAGATAGAAGAGATTCAGCAACAATATAAACTTTGCCTGAATACTTATTAGGAACCTGAATTCACcagcttaaaaaaaaattaagtgttcAAGTAACaagaaaataaggaaacaaTATGTTTGCGTTCaccaaacaaattaataatggaTGTCACATTATCAAGTACTCAGTCCAAacgcattttcattttcagtccgcaataatataaaatcatgCTCCAATGCAACCAGAAAAGGCTTGAAAGGTAAATTGAACAACCTCTTAAGTTCTAAATATGCTATTACCGAAACAAAGTTAACCGACCTTCACATAGGTAAAATTGGCATTGACGCACAGAGCAAGATTGCTCGGAAGAGTCAATGGAATTGTCATCCATGCTACAAAAGATGCACTATGCAACTTAATGAATGCTTCAGGGTCAGATACTTTCTGCGCCAACAACATACAATCTTAGATGCAGATACAATTGCAACAACATTCAACATAGAAGAGGGCCTTGTTTGAATAAACCTCACCATAAGcacttaatatataaaaaggtaaaatgaattgGGCTTCTCTCATTAGCTAAAATCAATTTGTGCACTTTAACTTTTACTAAGCTCTCTCATAAAACTAGTCTTACAAACTTATTTTATCTTGTTGTTTTCTTCTCCCATCAGTATTTAAGAAGTTttaaagtttatccaaacagaaCCTACTTAGAAGTTTCAAGatttatatttaagaaattgaATTGATTGCATGTAATCACCACAAACCTACCACTTTATTTGCAGCAGCCTCGAAATTAGAGAGTGGGGTTTTGCAGCTAGTGCTATACGACATGACctagaacaaaaacaaaatgcagCTGTTGTGTTGCAACAGAATCATGAGaaattgaaacaaaagaaacaaagcGGAATGAATACCTTGAGACCTTTATTCATAAGGAAGGAAGGTTCGGGAATTGAGAGAGATAAACATTATAGAGATTTACACCAATGAACCATAAGCAACTACATAAGAAAACTTGACACCACACTTTAATCCAAAAAACATGAAAGCTAGATTTATGAGTCTTTTCCTTATTTATATACTATTCAACTTATTcaatgtgggacttcacctcacactccAACATTTGTTGTGTGTCATGATTTTTAGGAAAGAGATGGTGATGGGTGATGgcgtttgtattttttttttgcatggtGGTTAGTGAAGGTGGCCGCGCTACTTAGACCAACATACTTGCTTAG
This region includes:
- the LOC114381951 gene encoding protein LIGHT-DEPENDENT SHORT HYPOCOTYLS 4-like, which codes for MDSIQEFMESCNTDITTTATTTMNTSSNSLVASSNSPSASSTTSSRYENQKRRDWNTFGQYLKNHRPPLSLSRCSGANVLEFLRYLDQFGKTKVHTPICPFYGHPNPPAPCPCPLRQAWGSLDALIGRLRAAFEENGGKPETNPFGARAVRLYLREVRELQSKARGISYEKKKRKRPPPPPPPPPPQQQQQSLPLPHHHHHLHHHLPPPGATQ